The Pristis pectinata isolate sPriPec2 chromosome 9, sPriPec2.1.pri, whole genome shotgun sequence genomic interval CGGCCCCTGAGAAGCGGGAGGAAGTGCGCAGGCGGAAGAGACCGGCTCTCCTCACCCCCGGCGGGCCCTGGCCTGGGTGCAGCGTGCGTGGGGATGGCGACGGCGGTGGAGGCCGTGCTGGCGGGTGTGGAGCGGGCCGAGGCCGAGTGCCTGCGGACCATCAGCGTGGCGAAGGAGTTGGAGCTGGAGCTCGACGTGGGGAACCTGACGGCGACCGACACCAATGCCCCCGACGTCCGCCGCTTCCGACGGGAGCCCGAGGAGTTCCTGCGGGCCCTGGCCCGCGACAACACGCAGCTGCTGGTCAACGCCGTCTGGGAGGTGCCCACCGAGCGGGTGCAGGAGGTGATCGTGGCCAAGCTGCCCCCGGGCACAACGCGCATCCCCCGGGAGAAAGCCGTGCCCAAGCCCCGGCCGCCCACCCGCTGGGAGCAGTTCGCCAGGCTCAAGGGCATccgaaagaaaaagaaaactaacTTGGTCTGGGACAGCGAGAAGAAGGAGTGGCGGCGGCGCTGGGGCTACAAGAGAGCCAACGATGACACCAAAGACTGGGTGATTGAGGTGCCTGAGACGGCAGATCCCAATGAGGATATGTTTGCAAAACGTGCTGCCGCCAAAAAAGAGAGGGTGGCGAAGAACGAACTGAATAGGCTGCGCAACATCGCTCGATCTCAGAAGACTAAAGCGCCAGCCATCGGGATAGCCCCGAGCAGTCAGCCCAGTAAGAGTGAGCTGAGCAAAGCCATTCACGTGGCGAAGACCTCCACGGCTTCAGTTGGCAAATTTCAAGATAAGTTACCCAAGGAAAAGGAGATGAGGAATACAGGCAAGAAGAGGAAATTCCAACCCCTGATTGGAGATTTTTCTGCAGAGAAGCAGAACCAGctggaacttttaaaaataatggcCAGCAAGAAACCAAAACTGGACCTCACCAAAGCTGTAAATAAGCAACTTCGTGAAGATGAACAGGAGGAGGCAGCAAAGCGAAAGAAAATGGGGTCGAAAGGCAGAAAAGGACATAAAAACTATAATCGAAAGGATGGAAAAGGCCA includes:
- the rrs1 gene encoding ribosome biogenesis regulatory protein homolog — translated: MATAVEAVLAGVERAEAECLRTISVAKELELELDVGNLTATDTNAPDVRRFRREPEEFLRALARDNTQLLVNAVWEVPTERVQEVIVAKLPPGTTRIPREKAVPKPRPPTRWEQFARLKGIRKKKKTNLVWDSEKKEWRRRWGYKRANDDTKDWVIEVPETADPNEDMFAKRAAAKKERVAKNELNRLRNIARSQKTKAPAIGIAPSSQPSKSELSKAIHVAKTSTASVGKFQDKLPKEKEMRNTGKKRKFQPLIGDFSAEKQNQLELLKIMASKKPKLDLTKAVNKQLREDEQEEAAKRKKMGSKGRKGHKNYNRKDGKGQYRKSASKRGRGK